From a single Dysidea avara chromosome 14, odDysAvar1.4, whole genome shotgun sequence genomic region:
- the LOC136244868 gene encoding E3 ubiquitin-protein ligase TRIM71-like yields MATKGNTSNKKSHVPSCNLCCKLLRVLNYRPVIEAANAETRCDDCGTDDLVVAVCINCTLCLCRVCSQYHNNKDHGTVQIPQSEIAVPLTCKEHDGELNHYCETCEKFVCVCCTLTSHADHCCGEMEEMVHKKKNEIKSASSKIDKMMDEFLETHDNIDRVIKRRSDEMEKIDQQYDELFRKLENQKEQAKQQATDTLLQRETALKEQQERLTAVRGEVVNIKELNASLERSTGQEVLSVRVRKQKRAVGDCIEQLATKRQTISNQVGELDKMFSNTTSFIELEECCFDPSHFEVLCPETFYIHGSYKFTVIALIAGHSTAQLPSNAVSIQLKASTGKVVDAKITDNKDGSYTGSLSPVHIGKAKLIVSINGKQIADISCTVFVREYQVNKRTINLKYADKLYVGSHTTERLSNQPWGIAVGKYGLYAMTDCLHHCVCIFDESSQLIKKLGGDCGDEIAQFQNPLGVAFDSNNCLYVADTGNHRVQKFSMSGNFVLQFGHKGMGSGQLNKPHDITVHDGRAYIADSGNKCISVFKTDGQFCSTIGQGEIDIPCGVAVNVDNKLLVACYGHEYLVSFSLDGSDREKICLFSDPQGVYRNTQNLNVAFGVATTLTGDIVVTDTIKHKIRVFDKTGNQVQIINTYRNTNSNSINFPTGICVTSSGEIFATSSSANVLDTIFQLIH; encoded by the coding sequence ATGGCAACCAAAGGTAATACAAGCAACAAGAAGTCCCATGTTCCAAGCTGCAATTTATGTTGTAAGCTGCTCAGAGTCCTCAACTACAGACCAGTGATTGAAGCAGCTAATGCAGAAACAAGATGTGATGATTGTGGCACTGATGATCTGGTGGTAGCTGTCTGTATTAACTGCACCTTGTGTCTCTGCCGTGTTTGTAGTCAGTATCACAATAATAAAGATCATGGAACTGTCCAAATACCACAATCTGAAATTGCTGTACCACTTACATGCAAAGAACATGACGGTGAACTAAACCACTATTGTGAGACTTGTGAGAAATTTGTTTGCGTTTGTTGCACACTGACAAGTCATGCTGACCACTGCTGTGGAGAAATGGAAGAAATGGTTCATAAAAAGAAGAATGAAATAAAGTCAGCTAGCAGCAAAATTGACAAAATGATGGATGAATTCTTGGAGACTCATGATAACATTGATCGGGTGATAAAGAGAAGAAGTGATGAAATGGAGAAAATAGACCAGCAATATGATGAACTGTTTAGGAAATTGGAAAACCAAAAAGAGCAAGCAAAACAACAAGCAACTGACACATTGTTACAGAGGGAAACAGCTTTGAAGGAACAACAAGAGAGGCTCACTGCTGTGCGAGGAGAAGTGGTAAACATAAAAGAATTGAATGCTTCCTTGGAAAGGAGTACCGGACAAGAGGTCTTATCTGTTAGGGTAAGGAAACAGAAGAGGGCAGTTGGTGATTGCATAGAACAGCTTGCTACTAAAAGACAAACAATTAGCAACCAAGTTGGAGAGCTGGACAAAATGTTTAGCAACACTACAAGTTTCATAGAATTGGAGGAATGTTGTTTTGATCCATCCCATTTTGAAGTTTTGTGCCCAGAAACATTTTACATTCATGGATCGTACAAGTTTACAGTGATAGCATTGATTGCAGGACATTCGACTGCACAGCTACCCAGTAATGCGGTATCTATACAATTAAAAGCAAGCACAGGAAAAGTGGTGGATGCCAAGATCACTGACAACAAAGATGGTAGTTACACTGGCTCTCTTTCTCCTGTTCATATTGGTAAAGCAAAGCTGATAGTTTCAATTAACGGAAAGCAAATTGCAGACATTTCTTGCACTGTTTTTGTGCGTGAATACCAGGTTAATAAACGTACCATCAACTTGAAGTATGCTGACAAACTGTATGTTGGCAGCCATACAACAGAAAGATTATCCAATCAACCCTGGGGAATTGCAGTTGGTAAGTATGGCTTATATGCAATGACTGATTGTTTACATCATTGTGTTTGCATTTTTGATGAGTCAAGTCAACTGATTAAAAAGCTTGGTGGTGATTGTGGTGACGAAATTGCTCAGTTTCAAAATCCTTTGGGAGTAGCATTTGACAGTAACAATTGCTTATATGTAGCGGACACTGGAAACCATAGGGTGCAGAAGTTTAGCATGTCCGGTAACTTTGTGCTCCAGTTTGGCCACAAAGGAATGGGCAGTGGTCAACTGAACAAGCCACATGACATCACAGTACATGATGGACGAGCCTATATTGCTGACAGTGGCAACAAATGCATCTCAGTCTTTAAAACAGATGGACAATTTTGTAGCACGATTGGTCAAGGAGAGATTGATATTCCTTGTGGTGTTGCTGTCAATGTTGATAATAAGCTTTTGGTTGCCTGCTATGGTCATGAGTATTTGGTTTCTTTCTCACTAGATGGTAGTGACAGAGAGAAAATATGCTTGTTTTCAGATCCACAAGGTGTTTATCGAAACACTCAAAACCTAAATGTTGCATTTGGTGTTGCAACTACCTTGACTGGAGATATCGTGGTAACCGATACCATTAAGCATAAAATTAGGGTCTTTGACAAAACTGGCAATCAGGTACAAATTATTAATACCTACAGGAATACTAATTCCAATAGTATCAACTTTCCTACTGGAATATGTGTTACTTCCTCTGGTGAAATATTTGCAACTAGCAGCTCTGCGAATGTATTGGATACTATTTTTCAACTGATCCACTAG